The sequence GGTCCGGGTGCCGCGCCTTCCACCGCACCGCGTGCCGGTAGACGCCGCTGGCCACGCGCAGCGCACCCGCCTCCGGCGTCTCGCCCGCGGGAAGGGGCGGGCGGGGGCAGCCGGTCTCGCGGAACACCCTCCCCTCCTCGTTCATGCTGAACGTCTCCACGTTCATGTCGTTCCCCGACATGGCGTCCAGGCAGAAGCCGTCGCCGTCCATGCTGCGCATCAGCAGCAGGCGGTAGGCGCCGCGGTCGGGCATCTGGAACCCCGCCGGCAGCACGTCCTCGACGTTGATCGAGTATTCGCCGTGCCGCGCATAGTACGATTTCTCCAGCTGGATCACGCCGCGCATGGCGTCGGCGGCCCGGTCGGCCTTGGCGGTCTTCTGCGCGCCGTAGTAGGCGTCCAGGAACTTCGGCAGGCCGCCGCTCACGAACCCGAAGGTGATGGGAAAGAGCAGCAGCACCCACGGGCGCTTGATCTTCAGGTGCGGCTGGGGCGTTCCGCACTGCGGGCAGGCGATGGTGCCGCGGGGGAGCTTCGTGCGGCAGGACTTGCAGGTGGGCATGGTCGCATCCTGGGAAGAGCAGGGGGAAACGCGATCCAACGGCTCCCAGTCTACGGAGATCGAATCACCCCGGAATCACCTCGATCGAAGACAACGGAAGATTCTCACGCGGAGGCGCGGAGACGCGGAGAACTCGATCGGTCCTCCGCGTCTCCGTGTCTCCGCGTGAGATTTTTTCCGGAGGATTCAGATCGCCGTGTCGCCCGATGATGTCGCGGGCGCCTCGTGGAAGAGCTCCACCGCCTTCCCCATGCATGCCGAGCCGATGTACAGCGCGCCGCCGTCGTCGACGCTGCGCTCCGGGCCCTCCACCGTGCTGAGAGGCCGCGCGGCGAGACACGTCCGCCCTTCGGCGTTGCGGAAGTACTCCAGCCGGTAGTCGGCGGCCGCGGCATCGGCCGCCAGCCCGGTGCCGAGATCCCCCAGCGTCGCGGGAAGCTCTCCGCCGTGCGCCGCGCGGTACCCGGCCATCCCTCGATAGCCCTGCTCCAGGAGGCCGCGCGCCTGCTCGCCCCGGTCGGTGGAGGGATCGTCGTACGTGAGCCCGGGCGCCGGCGCGCCCGTGCACCCGGCGTCGTGGTAGATGCGCCCCTCCGCGTCCATGCTCAGAGGCGGCACATCGCGGCCGGCGGAGCGCTTCGGCACCGCCTCCAGGCACAGGTCGCGGTCGCTGGCGGCCGACACCTCCACGTCGTAGTAGACCGTGCGCTGCGCCTGCCATCCCAGCGGCTCCAGCTCCGACAGGCTGCGGGCGTAGACATCGTGCTCGCTGCGGTATTCCTGCTGCAGCGTGTAGGCCTGCTTCAGCAGCGCCTCGCCCTCCAGCTCCTTCGCGCGGTTGACCGCCTTCGAGAACTGCGGGATGGCGAGCGCCGCCACCACTCCCAGCACCACCACCACGAAGAAGCCGCCGGCCACGAGCGCCAGCACCAGCACCGCCGTCCTGTTTCCCCCTCCGCCCGCCGCGGGCGCGCCCGGCCCGCCGCCTTGCGGGATGGCGTTGCGGCGGATGGGGAAGCCGCACTGGGGGCACACCGCCGCGCGCTCGGAGACGGGCGCGCCGCAGTCGGGACAGGTGTGGGTCATGGAGACGGGTCCTTCGGGAGAGATGCCGCTCAGGGCGCCAGCACGTTCAGCGGATAGACCGGGATGTTGCGCAGCACGGTGAAGAGGACGAACACCCAGAAGATGGCCTGCGTCACCTTCCCCGACAGCCGCACGACCGGAAGCACGTGGCGTCCGGCGCGCGCCCGCAGCACCTGCGCGGCGGTCGCGTAGCCGATCAGGGGAAGGGAGAGGACGTACAGCGCGTTGTAGTCCAGCGCCTGCAGGATGCGTCCGTGCAGCAGCGCGTGCGTGGCCCGCAGCACGCCGCACCCCGGGCAGTAGATCCCCGTCAGCACGTACAGCAGGCAGCGGGGATAGAAGCCGACCTGCAGGGGATTGTAGAGGTACAGCACGACGAGACCCGCGGCGGCCGCCGTCGCCCCCAGGGCGACGGCGGCCCCGCGCAGCGCGGGCGAAAGAGCCGGGGCCTTCCGCAGCGCGGTGCTCATCAGGCCTGCTGCTGCACGGCGCTCATGATCATCCCCATGAAGCCGAACACCATGCTGACCACCAGCCACACCAGGCCGATCACCAGCGCGATGATCGACCACTGCTTGGCGTTCTTCGACGCCTGCCACGCGCCGGCAATGTCGCCCGCGTCGCGCTTGCTGTTCACCTGGGTGGAGAAGAACAGCCCCACGGCGCCGATCGGGATGCAGCAGGTCAGGCAGGTGACGATCGTGGCGATGATCGACAGCACCAGGTGGTTGGGGATCTCCTGCCCCCCGCCCGGCTGCGCGCCGTAGCCCCCCGGGCCGCCCGGACCGCCCGGACCGCCCGGACCATACCCGCCGCCGCCGGGCCCGCCCGTCCCCGTGTAGCCGCCGCCACCGGTGTAGCCGCCCTGCGTCTGGCCGTACGCCGGCCCGCCCGCCTGGGCGCCGCCCGCGTAGCCTCCGCCGGCCGGGCCGGTGGAGCCGTAGCCGCCGCCCGCGGGCGCCTCGCCGCCGGTCGATCCCGTCCCGCCGGTGTAGCCGCCGGTCGTGCCGCCGCCGGTGTAGCCGCCCGTCGACCCGGTCGACCCGCCGGGGGAGCCGCCGGTCGATCCCGGCGTGTACCCGCCCGACGGGGGAGGCGTGTACCCGCCCGACGGAGGAGGCGTGTAGCCGCCGGCGCTCCCGCCGGTGGAGCCGCCCGTGGTCCCGCCCGGCGTGTAGGTGCCGCCGGTGCCGCCCGCCGTGCTGCCGGACGTGCCGGAGGTCGTGCCCGCGTCCGAGGCGCCGGTGGAGCCGGTGGACGCGCCCGCGTTGCCGGCCTGCCGCGCCGGGTTGGGGCGGCCGCAGTTGGGGCAGTAGGGCGAGTCGTCGGAGTACTGGTTGCCGCAGTCGGGGCAGGCGATGAGGGCCATTGGGTGCTCCTGTGGGAGGACGGGCGCCGCCGCGTGCGGCGCGCGATCTCGGTGGACGGTGCGGACCTGCGAAGGGTGCGGTGCGCCGGGACGCGCTGGGCGGGTTTCCGGGCCGGCAGACGGCTCAAGTTGCCCCGATCCGCGCCGTTTCGCAAGGTGAACACGCGTAGTGGCGGAGCGCCTCCGCCGCGCTTCCAACCGCAAGCGGACGCTCCGCTTGCAGCGCATCCGTACGTCCCCGCCGCCCGAGGGGTTTCGGGAGATCGGGAAGCCGGCTCGCCAGGCGATGCAGCCCGGGAAGTCCGCGATGGCCGACTTCGGACCGTCGTCGCCGCGGATTCATCCGCCCCGTCGAGGGTGAGACGCGATCTATGCCGTCGCCGTCTCCGCGGGGCGGGGAACCGCGCGCGCGGCGGGGACGGGGTGCGCGTCCAGCCCCTGCTCCAGCATGCGGCAGATCTTCCGCAGGCCGCGCAGGTAGCTCCAGTGCTCGACCTCGAGGTAGTGGCGGGTGGATTCCTTGTAGCGGATGCCGTGGCCGGGATCCGCGTCCGGCCCGCGCTTCAGCTCGCGGAAGCGCGCCGCCGCGGGCGTCTCCCGCCGCGCCGCGTCCAGGAACAGCGCGATGGCGCGCGTCTGCCACTGCACCAGCCCGAACTGGCCGCTGTCCGGCTGGATCAGCCCCGCGACGAAGATCGTGTCCAGCTCCGGGTGGAAGACGTTGCGGAACAGCCGCGGCCGCCCGTCGCGCCAGCTCAGCCACGCGCGGTCGATGAACGGGAACTCGATGTTGTAGCCCGTGGCGAAGACGATCAGGTCGATCTCCTCCCTCGACCCGTCCGCGAACTCCACCGCGCGCCCGCTTAGCCGCGCGAGGTCGGGCTTCGGCGTCACGTCGCCGTGCTTCACGTAGTACGGCAGCAGCGAGTTGACGATGGGGTGCGTCTCGAACAGCCGGTGGTCGGGCCGCGGCAGCCCCGTCTTCTCCTGCGGCCCCACGATGAAGCGCACCGACAGGCCGGCGACCATCCGCCGCAGCCAGAGCGGCGCGCCCAGGCGCAGCATCACGTCGCCCACCTGGTCGGCCGGCTTTCCCAGCAGGTACTTGGGCATGTACCAGTAGCCGCGCCGCGTGCTGTGGAACGCCCGGTCCGCGTGCTGCGCCGCCTCCACCGCGATGTCGCACCCGCTGTTGCCGCCGCCGACCACGAGGACGCGCTTCCCCGCGAACACCTCGGGCGTGCGGTAGTGCGCCGAGTGCATGGTCTCGCCCGTGAACTCGCCCGGATACGCGGGGACCCTGGGCGACCAGTTGTGCCCGTTGGCGATCACCACCGCGCCGTAGCGCCGCGTCTCGCCGTGCGTCGTCACCTCCCACGCGCGCCCGCCGCCGGCCGGCTCGATGCGCTCCACCGGCGTGCGGTACTCGATGCGCCGATCCACCTCGAAGCGCTCCGCGTACGCGCGCAGGTACGCCAGCACCTGCGAGTGGTGCGGATAGTCGGGGAACGCCGCGGGCATGGGAAAGTCGGGGAACTGCGTGAACGGCTTGGACGAGATCATGTGCGTGGACCGGTACACGCGCGCGAACGGCTTGCCGTAGTTCCAGTTGCCGCCCAGGTCGTCCTCGCGCTCCAGCACGTCGGCCGCGAAGCCGCGCTCGGCCAGGTTCTTCGCGGCCGCCAGCCCGGAGCTTCCCGCGCCCACCACGCACACGCGATCGGACCGGTCAATGAGCTGCATTCGGGGGATGGGGATCTGGAGGGAGATGGAGATCGTGGCGCCGCAAGGAGTTTCGCGCCGCGGACGAAGCCGCGTCAAGCACGATGGATCGCGTCCCCGCGGACGATGCGGGGCGACGGTTAAACCCTCCGTCGTCGCCCGCCATCCAACTTCGCGAGCCAACCGTCCGGGCGCGCATCATCGCCCGGTCACCCATCCTCCCCCCGACCTTCGAGATCGAACGATGATCCGCCTCTTCGGCATAGCAGGCACCGCCGCGGCCCTCGCCGGGCTGCTTCCGCATCCGCACCAGGCCGCGGCCGGCGCCGCGGAGCCCGTCACCCCCGCCCCCGCCGCCGCGCCGCAGCAGGACTTCCACTGGCGCGGCCGTATCGCGCAGGGCGAGCAGATCCAGGTCCTGAACATCATCGGCGACATCCGCGCCGAGCCCACCGACGGCGACGAGGTGACCGTCACCGGCGTGCGCAGCGGCCGCGGCGCCGAGCGCATCCGCGTCGAGGTGGTGCGGCGCGCGTCGGGCACCGTCATCTGCGCCATCTACCCGGGCGACGGCGGCAGCCGCTGGCGCGACGACGACGATGACGACGACCGCGGCGAGCCGCGCGACGCCTGCAACTCGCGCCGCCGCGTGACCATCGACGACGACGACGGCCGGGTGAACTTCACGGTCCGCGTCCCCGCCGGCGTGCGGCTGGCGGCGCGGACGGTGTCGGGCAACGTGGAGGCGCGGCGCCTGCGCGGACCCGTCGACGCCCGCAGCGTGAGCGGCGACGTGCGCGTGGCCACGGCGGGTCCCGTGGAGGCCTCCAGCGTCAGCGGCGACGTCTTCGCCGAGCTGGGGCGGATGGGCGATCGCGACCTGGAGTTCCGCTCCGTCAGCGGCAGCGTGACGCTCGAGGTGCCCGCCGGCATCGACGCCGACTTCGAGGCGGGAACGCTGTCGGGGAGCATCGAGTCCGACTTCCCCGTCCAGCTCGCCCGCCGCGAAGGGCGCGGCCGCTACAACATCCGCGTGGGGCAGCAGGCACGCGCCCGGCTCGGCCGCGGCGGCCCCACCCTGCACGTCACCACCGTCAGCGGCGACGTCACCCTGCGCCGCGCGCGGTAGAAGAAAAAGCTTTGCCTCACGCAGAGCAGCAGAGGCAGCAGAGAACCGATCGGTTTCCTCTGCTGCCTCTGCTCCTCTGCGCCTGCGTGAGCCATTCTTTTCATGGATCTATCTGCCGCCCGTTGACCCGCCTCGTGCGCTGGTACATCTTCCCGGGGCCATCTCCCCCATCTCCGGACCCGACACCCTCCCGAGGCCCCGATGAAGCCCGTCCTTCGCGCGCTGGCGCTGGCCGGCGCCGCGCTGGCGCCCCTCCCGCTGACCGCGCAGCAGTGGGACGCCGCGGTCGCCGCCGCCGCCCAGCGCGTGGCGCCGCAGATGGTCGCCGTGCGCCACGACCTGCATCAGCACCCCGAGCTCTCCAACCGCGAGTTCCGCACCTCGCACCTCGTCGCCCAGCACCTGCGCTCGCTGGGCTTCGAGGTCGACACCGGCGTGGCGCACACCGGCGTGGTCGGGATCCTCCGCGGCGGGCGCCCGGGGCCGGTGGTGGCCGTGCGCGCGGACATGGATGCGCTGCCGGTGAAGGAAGACACGCCCTATCCGTGGAAGTCCACCGCCACCGGCGAGTACATGGGGAAGACGGTGGACGTGAGCCACGCCTGCGGGCACGACATCCACACCGCGGTGCAGATGGGCGTGGCCAGCGTGCTGGCGGGGATGAAGGAGCGCATCCCCGGCACCGTCGTCTTCCTCTTCCAGCCCGCCGAGGAAGGCGCGCCTCCGGGCGAGGAGGGTGGCGCGAAGCTGATGATGCGCGAGGGCGTGTTCAACCGCTGGCATCCCACCGCCGTCTTCGGCCTGCACACCTTCGCGCAGATGCAGACGGGGAACGTCGGCTGGACGCTGGGCCCGGCGATGGCGGCGTCGGACCGCTTCACCATCACCATCCACGGGCGGCAGGCGCACGGCGCGTCGCCGCAGCTGGCCATCGACCCGGTGGTGATGGCGTCGCAGGCCATCCTGGCGCTGCAGACCATCCGCTCGCGCAACCTGTCGCCCTTCGAGCCCAGCGTGCTGACGGTGGGGATGGTGCGCGCCGGCGAGCGCTTCAACATCATCCCCGCCGACGTGATGATGATGGGTACGGTGCGGACGTTCGACCCCAAGGTGCAGGACGAGATCGAGCGGCGGATGCGCGAGATCCTGGACGGCGTCACCAGGGCCGGCGGCGGCACGTACGAGATGGAGTACCAGCGCACCACGCCGGTGACGGTCAACAACCGCGAGCTCTCCGACCGCATGCGGCCCACGATGGTGCGGCTGATGGGCGCGCAGAACGTGCTCGACATCCCGCCCACCACCGGCGCCGAGGACTTCGCCTACTTCTCCAACGCGGTGCCGGGCTTCTTCTACCGCCTGGGCACGGTCAAGCCGGGCACCACCTCGGGCGATCACCACACGCCCACCTTCCAGGCCGACGACGACTCCATCCCCATCGGCATCCGCGTGATGTCGACGCTCCTCCTCGACTACCTCACCAGCGGCGGCGTCCGCACGGCGTCTCGCTGACGGTCGTGGGGTGGTGAAGAACAGCGGCGTGCAGAGATCTCTCTCCGCACGCCGACTTGTTTTGTTGCGTAGATTCGCGCCGCGATCCAACCCGACGTCATCCTGAGGCCGGTCACACCGCCATCAGCGTCCGCACCGAAGGTCGCAGGCCGAAGGATCTATCGCCGCGTCCGCACGATCGCCCGGGTGACGCGTCAATGCCGCGGATGCCGCACGAGGTAGTCGACCAGCACGGCGCCCGCGGTGCTCGTCGCCAAGCCCACGATGGCCCCGGTCTCGAGAGCCGCGTCGCTCTCCTTGTCGGCGACGAGGATGGGGAGGGCGCCGACGGCCGCCCCGCCCAGCGTCGCAAGGAAGCCGCCCTTGCTGTCGTGCCGCAGCCCGCCCAGGTGCGCGCCCAGCGCGGCGCCGAGCGACATTCCGGCGTATGCGCCCAGGTACTCGGCGTTGTCGGGGCCGCCGCCGCACGTCGGCCCCTCGTCGCTGCAGTCCAGCCCCGCGAAGCTCGCGCCGTATCCCACCGCCGCGCCCGCGAACGCCGCCGCCGCCGAGAAGGGGATGGAGAAGTACAGGCGCGGCTTGCTGGGCTCCACCTGCGCCGCCAGCGCCGCGTTCGGGTCCGGCGCCGCGGCGGGAACGAGCACCGGCCCGCGCAGCCGCGCCGCGGCGAGGGTGTGCCGCGCCGGCCCCGCCGCCGTCTGCGCGCGCGCCGGGATCGCCGCGCACGCGAGCGCCGCGGCGGTCGAGAGAAGGATGGGGATTCGGGTCTGCATGGGAGATCAGGGAAATCGGGATGTGTCTACGATGCTGCGTCACTTCATCTCTCCATCGATCATCATCTCCAAACGGTAAAGGATCGTGTTGCGGAGACGCAGGCCCGCGATCTCCGCGTCTCCGCGTGAGGCCGTCTCAGTTCTCGCCCTCGTCCGCAGGCTCCAGCCCCTCGATGCGATGCTGCCAGCGCTCGCCCTCGGGCACGCCGCCGGGGCGGTAGAGGATCACGCGCACGCGCTCCAGCGTCACCAGCCCGCCGCCGATCATCGCGTCCAACTCGGGGAGGAGCTCCTGGATCTTCTCCTCCGTCTCCACCACCTCGACGACGATGGGGAGGTCGAGCGAGAGCTCCAGCACGCGCGCCGTGTGCACCCGCGCGCTCGCGCCGAAGCCCGCCAGCCCGCGGAGGACGGTGGCGCCCGCGCAGCCGCGCTCGCGGAGCATCCGCACCAGCGCGTCGTGCAGCGGCTTGCCGCGGTACGGGCCAGACTCGCAGCGGTCGCTCTCGCCTATGAAGATGCGCATCAGCGTGCGCTCGCCCCGGAAGCTGTGCATCGGCCGCCTCACATCCTGGGGCGGAACGCCGCGCCGGCGGCCGCCAGCCCGGCCAGCACCGCCAGCACGCCCAGCGCCATGCTCCCCAGCGCGTAGACCGCCCCGCGCCCCCACTCGCCCGCCTGCAGCAGCGTCACCGTCTCCAGGCTGAACGTGCTGAAGGTGGTGAACGCGCCGCAGAACCCGATCGTGACCATCCCCCGCACCTCGGGCGAGATCGGCATCGTCTCCGCCGCGCGCATGGCGAACCCCAGCACGAACGAGCCGGCCAGGTTGATGGCCAGCGTGGCCCACGGGAAGTCCGTCCCCGCCCAGGTGGGGATCCACTTGCCCAGGCCGTAGCGTGCCAGCGTGCCGGCCACGCCGCCGGCGGCAAGGTAGAGGAGGAGCAGCGTCGCGCTCGATGGTCGGGGTGAATGGATCGAAACGGATGGGAATCAGGATCGGCGCGCGGGTCTGCGGGCGCAAGCGGCTTACAACCATCCGCCGGGGCCGGGCATCACACGTGAGTGGGCGCGCGGGGGCGCGCTCCGTCCGCAGCGAACCGGAGGGTACGACATGCGCCGCATCTCCTTCTGTCTGATCGCACTCCTGCTCTTCTCCGCCCAGGTGGCGAGCGCGCAGCGCTGCCGCAGCACCGCGCGCGGCCGCGTGGTCATCTGCGAGGACCACGACCGCGACCGTGATCGCGACCACTACCGGCGGCGGCACTGGGATCGCGGCCCCATCGAGTTCGGCATCCGCGGCGGCGCCGACTTCCGCGACGACCAGGGGAGCGTGGGCACGCAGATCCGCATCCCCGTGATCCGCCAGTTCCAGGTGACGCCCAGCTTCGACGTGTTCTTCGGCGACAACGAGGGCGCGGCCGAGTGGCAGGCCAACATCGACGGGCTGATCAAGCTCGACGAGCTCGGCGGGCTGTACGGCGGCGGCGGCGCGGCCTTCCTGCGCCGCGACTTCGACGGCGACCTGGAGAACGAGACCAAGGCCGGCTTCAACCTGCTGGCGGGGATCGACGGCGGGCGAATCAGCGGCTCGGCGCTCCGCCCGTTCGCCGAGGCGCGCTGGACCTTCACCGGAGATTTCCAGGCCTTCCGCCTGGTCGGCGGCTTCAACGTCCCCGTCTCCGGCTTCGGCAGATGGTGACCGGCTGACCGGCCGCTCGACACGAAGGGCGCTCTCCGCGGAGGGCGCCCTTTCGCTGTCGTGGTCCGTTGCCGGGTCAGGGTTTCCGGTCGTATTCCTCCGGTTCTGCTGCCGGGACCTGGGCCAGCGCTGCATCGTACTTCGCCCGGCTTCCGCGGCGGGCACGCTCGCGCAGATAATCCTCTGTCATCAGCGCCGCCATCTTCTCCGCGACGGCCGTCGCGATGAACTGGTTGATCGAGATACCTTCCTGTGCGGCGAGCTCGCGCACCCGGCGGTGCAGCGACTCCGGCAGTCGCAAGCTGAGCGTGCTCATCGGTAGACTCCTATGCGCTTGAGGAACTCGCCCGGCGTGATCGCTTCGACCCCGAACCGTTCGCAGCCGGCGAAGTCCCGCTCGTTGTACGTGACGATGAAGCCGCAGCGTGCCTTCACTGCAAGTTCTAGAACCATGTCGTCCTTGGAATCCTTCAACACCGGCCGCCAGAGAAAGAAGATCTCGTGCTGCCGGGCCACGGTGCAGTGATAGTCCAGGACGTCTTTGATCACCTCGGGAGGAACGGTACTAACAATATTGGGTCGGAGCAGCACGTCCTCGTATTCCATTAGAAGAGGGATGGAGACGTTGATTCCGAACTGGCCGGTCCCGACCAGCCTCAGGACGTCGAATGCCGCGCCAAGCTGCGAACGGAGCCCGGCGACAAGAACGTTCGTATCGAGCACCACCTCAGGCGCAGCCATTGTGATATCATACGTGATACCGCCACGTGACTCAAGGCTTGGCAGATCGGGATAATATCTCAGGTCGCAATGTGCGGCGTCGGATGGGCCATCCCTCGATTCACCACTGGGGCCAAGCTCCGCGTCGCTTGTACGTGCGCGCCCTCGTCGCGAGATTGCGACTTGGCAGCCTTCCTCCGGCGACGCACCATCCAGCCGAGCGATGCCTTGACTCCCCTCCCGCTGATCCGCGACGGCGTCGTGCGCGCCGCCTGCCCGCACGACTGCCCCGACACCTGCGCGATGCTCGTCCACGTGAAGGACGGCCGCGCCGTGCGCGTGCAGGGCAACCCCGCGCACCCGGTCACGCAGGGCTTCCTCTGCACCAAGGTCAACCGCTACGTCGAGCGCACCTACCACGCCGACCGCGTCACCATCCCCCTGCGTCGCGTGGGCGCCAAGGGCGAGGGGCGCTTCGAGCCGGCCACGTGGGACGAGGCGCTGGCCG comes from Longimicrobium sp. and encodes:
- a CDS encoding zinc ribbon domain-containing protein, whose amino-acid sequence is MTHTCPDCGAPVSERAAVCPQCGFPIRRNAIPQGGGPGAPAAGGGGNRTAVLVLALVAGGFFVVVVLGVVAALAIPQFSKAVNRAKELEGEALLKQAYTLQQEYRSEHDVYARSLSELEPLGWQAQRTVYYDVEVSAASDRDLCLEAVPKRSAGRDVPPLSMDAEGRIYHDAGCTGAPAPGLTYDDPSTDRGEQARGLLEQGYRGMAGYRAAHGGELPATLGDLGTGLAADAAAADYRLEYFRNAEGRTCLAARPLSTVEGPERSVDDGGALYIGSACMGKAVELFHEAPATSSGDTAI
- a CDS encoding DUF2752 domain-containing protein yields the protein MSTALRKAPALSPALRGAAVALGATAAAAGLVVLYLYNPLQVGFYPRCLLYVLTGIYCPGCGVLRATHALLHGRILQALDYNALYVLSLPLIGYATAAQVLRARAGRHVLPVVRLSGKVTQAIFWVFVLFTVLRNIPVYPLNVLAP
- a CDS encoding CD225/dispanin family protein, with the translated sequence MALIACPDCGNQYSDDSPYCPNCGRPNPARQAGNAGASTGSTGASDAGTTSGTSGSTAGGTGGTYTPGGTTGGSTGGSAGGYTPPPSGGYTPPPSGGYTPGSTGGSPGGSTGSTGGYTGGGTTGGYTGGTGSTGGEAPAGGGYGSTGPAGGGYAGGAQAGGPAYGQTQGGYTGGGGYTGTGGPGGGGYGPGGPGGPGGPGGYGAQPGGGQEIPNHLVLSIIATIVTCLTCCIPIGAVGLFFSTQVNSKRDAGDIAGAWQASKNAKQWSIIALVIGLVWLVVSMVFGFMGMIMSAVQQQA
- a CDS encoding NAD(P)-binding domain-containing protein; protein product: MQLIDRSDRVCVVGAGSSGLAAAKNLAERGFAADVLEREDDLGGNWNYGKPFARVYRSTHMISSKPFTQFPDFPMPAAFPDYPHHSQVLAYLRAYAERFEVDRRIEYRTPVERIEPAGGGRAWEVTTHGETRRYGAVVIANGHNWSPRVPAYPGEFTGETMHSAHYRTPEVFAGKRVLVVGGGNSGCDIAVEAAQHADRAFHSTRRGYWYMPKYLLGKPADQVGDVMLRLGAPLWLRRMVAGLSVRFIVGPQEKTGLPRPDHRLFETHPIVNSLLPYYVKHGDVTPKPDLARLSGRAVEFADGSREEIDLIVFATGYNIEFPFIDRAWLSWRDGRPRLFRNVFHPELDTIFVAGLIQPDSGQFGLVQWQTRAIALFLDAARRETPAAARFRELKRGPDADPGHGIRYKESTRHYLEVEHWSYLRGLRKICRMLEQGLDAHPVPAARAVPRPAETATA
- a CDS encoding amidohydrolase, producing MKPVLRALALAGAALAPLPLTAQQWDAAVAAAAQRVAPQMVAVRHDLHQHPELSNREFRTSHLVAQHLRSLGFEVDTGVAHTGVVGILRGGRPGPVVAVRADMDALPVKEDTPYPWKSTATGEYMGKTVDVSHACGHDIHTAVQMGVASVLAGMKERIPGTVVFLFQPAEEGAPPGEEGGAKLMMREGVFNRWHPTAVFGLHTFAQMQTGNVGWTLGPAMAASDRFTITIHGRQAHGASPQLAIDPVVMASQAILALQTIRSRNLSPFEPSVLTVGMVRAGERFNIIPADVMMMGTVRTFDPKVQDEIERRMREILDGVTRAGGGTYEMEYQRTTPVTVNNRELSDRMRPTMVRLMGAQNVLDIPPTTGAEDFAYFSNAVPGFFYRLGTVKPGTTSGDHHTPTFQADDDSIPIGIRVMSTLLLDYLTSGGVRTASR
- a CDS encoding DUF190 domain-containing protein, whose product is MHSFRGERTLMRIFIGESDRCESGPYRGKPLHDALVRMLRERGCAGATVLRGLAGFGASARVHTARVLELSLDLPIVVEVVETEEKIQELLPELDAMIGGGLVTLERVRVILYRPGGVPEGERWQHRIEGLEPADEGEN
- the crcB gene encoding fluoride efflux transporter CrcB, with the protein product MHSPRPSSATLLLLYLAAGGVAGTLARYGLGKWIPTWAGTDFPWATLAINLAGSFVLGFAMRAAETMPISPEVRGMVTIGFCGAFTTFSTFSLETVTLLQAGEWGRGAVYALGSMALGVLAVLAGLAAAGAAFRPRM
- a CDS encoding toxin-antitoxin system HicB family antitoxin, with translation MSTLSLRLPESLHRRVRELAAQEGISINQFIATAVAEKMAALMTEDYLRERARRGSRAKYDAALAQVPAAEPEEYDRKP
- a CDS encoding putative toxin-antitoxin system toxin component, PIN family; this encodes MAAPEVVLDTNVLVAGLRSQLGAAFDVLRLVGTGQFGINVSIPLLMEYEDVLLRPNIVSTVPPEVIKDVLDYHCTVARQHEIFFLWRPVLKDSKDDMVLELAVKARCGFIVTYNERDFAGCERFGVEAITPGEFLKRIGVYR